Proteins found in one Flavobacterium channae genomic segment:
- a CDS encoding sigma-54 interaction domain-containing protein encodes MESVQAIKQRFEIIGNDPKLNRAVEKAIQVAPTDISVLVTGESGVGKESIPKIIHSLSHRKHGKYIAVNCGAIPEGTIDSELFGHEKGSFTGATNTREGYFEVADGGTIFLDEVGELPLTTQVRLLRVLENGEFIKVGSSQVQKTNVRIVAATNVNMFEAIEKGKFREDLFYRLSTVDIMLPPLRERKDDIHLLFRKFASDFAHKYKMPPIKLEDNAVELLLKYRWSGNIRQLRNVAEQISVLETKRDISSQTLLSYLPMENPNLPSVIGTPKSESDFSNEREILYKVLFDMKSDLNDLKKLTLELMQNGSSKVQEANKGLIQKIYGKPEENAVFEEEPRVEMIPNQTNLIQDEFDDDDENYLFAETVDEEETLSLEAKEIELIKKSLERNKGKRKAAADELGISERTLYRKIKQYDL; translated from the coding sequence ATGGAATCAGTACAAGCTATAAAACAACGATTTGAAATTATTGGGAACGACCCAAAACTCAATCGTGCCGTGGAGAAAGCCATTCAGGTTGCTCCAACGGATATTTCAGTATTGGTAACAGGTGAAAGTGGTGTTGGAAAAGAAAGCATTCCAAAAATTATACACTCGCTTTCACACAGAAAACACGGAAAATATATTGCAGTAAACTGTGGTGCAATTCCTGAAGGAACTATAGATTCAGAATTATTTGGACACGAAAAAGGTTCGTTTACAGGAGCGACTAACACGCGTGAAGGTTATTTTGAAGTAGCCGATGGAGGAACTATATTTTTGGACGAAGTTGGCGAATTACCTTTAACCACTCAAGTCCGTTTATTACGTGTTTTGGAAAATGGCGAATTTATCAAAGTAGGTTCATCGCAAGTTCAAAAAACGAATGTTCGTATAGTAGCGGCTACAAATGTAAATATGTTTGAAGCCATTGAAAAAGGAAAATTTCGAGAAGACTTATTCTATCGTTTAAGTACCGTAGATATTATGTTGCCGCCACTTCGTGAGCGTAAAGACGACATACATTTGTTATTTAGAAAATTCGCTTCAGATTTTGCTCATAAATACAAAATGCCACCTATTAAATTAGAAGATAATGCAGTAGAATTGCTTTTAAAATATAGATGGAGTGGAAATATTCGTCAATTACGAAATGTTGCCGAACAAATTTCAGTTTTAGAAACAAAACGTGATATTTCATCTCAAACACTTCTCTCCTATTTACCAATGGAAAACCCTAATTTACCATCGGTTATTGGGACACCAAAATCGGAAAGCGACTTTAGTAACGAGAGAGAAATTCTGTACAAAGTTCTTTTCGATATGAAAAGTGATTTGAACGATTTAAAAAAATTAACTTTAGAACTGATGCAAAACGGAAGTTCGAAAGTACAAGAAGCAAACAAAGGATTAATTCAAAAAATTTATGGTAAACCTGAAGAAAATGCTGTTTTTGAAGAAGAACCAAGAGTAGAAATGATTCCGAATCAAACTAATTTAATTCAGGATGAGTTTGATGATGACGACGAAAACTATTTGTTTGCAGAAACGGTTGATGAAGAAGAAACATTGAGTTTAGAAGCTAAAGAAATCGAATTGATTAAAAAATCTTTAGAAAGAAACAAAGGAAAAAGAAAAGCTGCTGCTGATGAATTAGGAATTTCGGAACGCACTTTATATAGAAAAATAAAACAATACGATTTATAA
- a CDS encoding tetratricopeptide repeat protein: MNISDLTYLLNKPETINEKQTIALENVVLQFPYFQAARALHLKGLYNQESFRYNYELKKTAANTSDRTILFEFITSDNFTAIQQEKIDEIQKSLLDIEVHHVEEVIVIPEIIPIEIEETTQEVESTTETSEEKLEIGKPLQFTPSERHSFQEWLQLTKFAPIERNSDEKNDVNEVEKQKKLDLIDKFIEANPKIAPIKETTKAPANISKSVEEPTHLMTETLAKVYLEQKKYTKAIQAYEILILKYPEKSSFFADRINEIKNLQQNNN, encoded by the coding sequence TTGAATATATCTGATTTAACATATCTTTTAAACAAGCCCGAAACTATAAATGAAAAGCAAACCATTGCTTTAGAAAATGTAGTTTTGCAGTTTCCTTATTTTCAAGCGGCTCGTGCTTTACACTTAAAAGGATTGTACAATCAAGAAAGTTTTAGATACAATTACGAATTAAAGAAAACAGCTGCAAACACAAGCGATAGAACTATTTTATTTGAATTTATTACTTCTGATAATTTTACAGCCATTCAGCAAGAGAAAATCGATGAAATTCAAAAATCATTATTGGATATTGAAGTTCATCATGTTGAAGAAGTTATTGTAATACCAGAAATTATACCTATAGAAATAGAAGAAACAACTCAAGAAGTTGAATCTACCACAGAAACATCAGAAGAAAAATTAGAAATTGGAAAACCTTTGCAATTTACACCATCAGAAAGGCATTCCTTTCAAGAATGGTTACAATTGACAAAATTTGCACCTATAGAACGTAATTCTGATGAAAAAAACGATGTAAACGAGGTCGAAAAACAAAAAAAACTAGACTTAATTGATAAATTTATTGAAGCTAATCCAAAAATTGCTCCAATAAAAGAAACAACCAAAGCACCTGCAAATATTAGCAAAAGCGTTGAAGAGCCAACGCATCTAATGACCGAAACTTTAGCAAAAGTATATTTGGAACAAAAAAAATATACAAAAGCCATACAAGCTTATGAAATATTAATTTTGAAATATCCAGAAAAAAGTAGTTTCTTTGCAGACCGAATAAATGAAATCAAAAATTTACAACAAAATAATAATTAA
- the secG gene encoding preprotein translocase subunit SecG gives MMGFTGFLIAITIVCFLLILAIMVQNPKGGGLSSSFGGSQQLGGVQKTTDFLDKSTWTLGGILIALILLSSLSFNGAASGSKVLGEDETSAPSTTIPTTPEATKQAAPAATPAPTATDSTK, from the coding sequence ATTATGGGATTCACAGGTTTTTTAATTGCGATAACAATTGTTTGTTTTTTATTAATCTTAGCTATTATGGTTCAAAACCCTAAAGGTGGAGGTTTATCTTCTTCATTTGGTGGTTCTCAACAATTAGGTGGAGTTCAAAAAACAACTGACTTTTTAGATAAAAGTACTTGGACATTAGGTGGAATTTTAATTGCTTTAATTTTACTTTCTAGTTTAAGTTTTAATGGAGCTGCATCTGGTTCTAAAGTTTTAGGTGAAGACGAAACTTCTGCTCCTTCAACTACAATCCCAACAACTCCAGAAGCTACAAAACAAGCTGCTCCTGCTGCTACACCAGCTCCAACAGCTACAGATTCTACAAAATAA
- a CDS encoding GxxExxY protein, translated as MGLYREEETFKIIGICMEVHRNLGPGLLEVVYKDALEIEFKANNIPFEREKEFSIEYKGIILPHKFYADFIVNEDIVLEVKAVKEFSGEHTAQVLNYMKLSDSEIGLLVNFQNKSLQHKRLVF; from the coding sequence ATGGGACTTTATAGAGAAGAAGAAACTTTTAAAATTATTGGAATTTGTATGGAAGTTCACAGGAATCTTGGTCCAGGATTACTTGAAGTAGTATATAAAGATGCGTTAGAAATAGAATTTAAAGCAAATAATATTCCTTTTGAAAGAGAAAAAGAATTTTCAATCGAATATAAGGGAATTATATTACCGCATAAATTTTATGCAGATTTCATTGTAAATGAAGATATTGTTTTAGAAGTAAAAGCAGTAAAAGAATTTTCTGGAGAACATACTGCACAAGTATTGAATTATATGAAACTTTCAGATTCAGAAATTGGATTATTAGTGAATTTTCAAAACAAATCATTACAACATAAAAGATTAGTTTTTTAA
- a CDS encoding heavy-metal-associated domain-containing protein, whose protein sequence is MKKLVLLVLACLFSFTMVAQEKKSKNKNVEFKVAGNCGMCEKRIEKAAYSVKGVKSAEWHSEHGDIHLIIDETKCSKEDVAKAIALAGHDTQYIKASDAVYEKLHGCCLYERME, encoded by the coding sequence ATGAAAAAATTAGTTTTATTAGTATTAGCTTGTCTTTTTTCATTTACAATGGTAGCACAAGAAAAGAAAAGCAAAAACAAAAATGTAGAGTTTAAAGTAGCTGGAAATTGTGGAATGTGTGAAAAGCGAATAGAAAAAGCTGCTTATTCAGTTAAAGGAGTTAAAAGTGCTGAATGGCATTCCGAACATGGAGATATTCATTTAATCATTGATGAAACTAAATGTTCTAAAGAAGATGTTGCCAAAGCAATTGCGTTAGCTGGCCATGATACACAGTATATAAAAGCAAGTGATGCGGTTTACGAGAAGTTGCATGGTTGTTGTTTATACGAAAGAATGGAGTAA
- the groL gene encoding chaperonin GroEL (60 kDa chaperone family; promotes refolding of misfolded polypeptides especially under stressful conditions; forms two stacked rings of heptamers to form a barrel-shaped 14mer; ends can be capped by GroES; misfolded proteins enter the barrel where they are refolded when GroES binds) → MAKDIKFDIEARDGLKRGVDALANAVKVTLGPKGRNVIISKSFGGPTVTKDGVSVAKEIELQDPLENMGAQMVKEVASKTNDLAGDGTTTATVLAQAIVKEGLKNVAAGANPMDLKRGIDKAVETIVAELGKQSVAVGDSSEKIKQVASISANNDETIGDLIATAFSKVGKEGVITVEEAKGTDTYVDVVEGMQFDRGYLSPYFVTDADKMVAELSNPYVLLYDKKISNLQELLPVLEPVAQSGRPLLIIAEDVDGQALATLVVNKLRGGLKIAAVKAPGFGDRRKAMLEDIAILTGGTVIAEESGYSLENATLDMLGTAENITIDKDNTTIVNGSGDAENIKARVNQIKSQIETTTSDYDREKLQERLAKLAGGVAVLYVGAASEVEMKEKKDRVDDALHATRAAVEEGIVAGGGVALVRAKAALANVKAENADEATGIQIVNKAVEAPLRTIVENAGGEGSVVIAKVTDGTADFGFNAKTGEYVQMLSAGIIDPKKVTRVALENAASVAGMILTTECALIDIKEDTPAMPMGGGMPGMM, encoded by the coding sequence ATGGCAAAAGATATAAAATTCGATATTGAAGCACGTGATGGTTTAAAACGTGGTGTTGACGCATTAGCAAATGCAGTTAAAGTAACTTTAGGACCAAAAGGAAGAAACGTAATTATTTCTAAATCATTTGGTGGGCCTACTGTAACTAAAGATGGTGTTTCTGTTGCAAAAGAAATCGAATTACAAGATCCTTTAGAAAATATGGGAGCTCAAATGGTTAAAGAAGTAGCTTCTAAAACGAATGATTTAGCTGGAGACGGAACAACTACCGCTACAGTTCTAGCACAAGCAATTGTTAAAGAGGGATTGAAAAACGTAGCTGCTGGTGCAAACCCAATGGATTTAAAAAGAGGTATCGATAAAGCAGTTGAAACTATAGTTGCAGAATTAGGGAAACAATCTGTAGCTGTTGGAGATTCTTCAGAAAAAATCAAACAAGTTGCTTCAATTTCTGCAAATAATGATGAAACTATTGGTGATTTAATCGCTACAGCATTTAGTAAAGTAGGAAAAGAAGGAGTTATTACTGTTGAAGAAGCTAAAGGAACTGATACTTATGTAGATGTTGTTGAAGGAATGCAATTTGACAGAGGTTATTTATCGCCTTACTTCGTAACAGATGCTGACAAAATGGTTGCTGAATTGAGTAATCCTTATGTTTTATTGTACGACAAAAAAATTTCTAATTTACAAGAGTTATTACCAGTTTTAGAACCAGTTGCTCAATCAGGAAGACCATTATTAATTATTGCTGAAGATGTTGACGGACAAGCGTTAGCTACTTTAGTAGTGAACAAACTACGTGGTGGATTAAAAATAGCTGCGGTTAAAGCACCTGGATTTGGTGATAGAAGAAAAGCAATGTTAGAAGATATTGCTATTTTAACTGGTGGAACTGTGATTGCTGAAGAAAGCGGATATTCATTAGAAAACGCTACTCTTGATATGCTAGGTACTGCAGAAAACATTACTATTGACAAAGACAACACTACAATTGTAAATGGTTCTGGAGATGCTGAAAACATCAAAGCAAGAGTAAATCAAATTAAATCGCAAATTGAAACTACAACTTCTGATTACGACAGAGAAAAATTACAAGAACGTTTGGCTAAATTAGCTGGTGGTGTTGCTGTTTTATATGTTGGTGCTGCTTCTGAAGTTGAAATGAAAGAGAAAAAAGACCGTGTAGATGACGCTTTACATGCTACTCGTGCTGCAGTTGAAGAAGGAATTGTTGCTGGTGGTGGAGTTGCTTTAGTAAGAGCAAAAGCTGCATTAGCAAATGTAAAAGCTGAGAACGCAGATGAAGCAACCGGAATTCAAATTGTAAATAAAGCAGTAGAAGCACCATTACGTACAATTGTAGAAAATGCAGGTGGTGAAGGTTCTGTAGTAATTGCTAAAGTAACAGATGGAACTGCTGATTTTGGATTCAATGCAAAAACAGGAGAATATGTTCAAATGTTATCAGCTGGAATTATCGACCCTAAAAAAGTAACTCGTGTAGCATTAGAAAATGCTGCTTCAGTTGCGGGTATGATTTTAACTACTGAATGTGCATTAATCGATATTAAAGAAGATACTCCTGCAATGCCAATGGGCGGAGGAATGCCAGGAATGATGTAA
- a CDS encoding co-chaperone GroES: protein MSLNIKPISDRVVIAPLAAETTTASGIIIPDTAKEKPQKGTVVAIGNGKKDYTMTVKVGDTVLYGKYSGTEFKYEGKDYLIMREDEIYAIL, encoded by the coding sequence ATGTCATTAAACATTAAACCAATTTCAGATCGCGTAGTGATTGCTCCATTGGCAGCAGAAACTACAACAGCTTCAGGAATTATTATTCCAGACACTGCAAAAGAAAAACCTCAAAAAGGAACAGTGGTAGCCATAGGAAATGGAAAAAAAGATTACACTATGACTGTTAAGGTTGGGGATACAGTTTTATACGGTAAATATTCAGGAACTGAGTTCAAATATGAAGGTAAAGATTACCTGATTATGAGAGAAGATGAAATTTATGCAATTTTATAA
- a CDS encoding LptE family protein: MKYFKIILVLSISLLLNSCGIYNMTGSQPINAKTFQVNYFQNNAPLVEPGIERTFTLELQDIIQSQTNLNLVSQGGELIYEGEITDYRITPMTATADQRAAQNRLTITILVRFTNRNKEEDDFEKRFSFYYDFDANQQLVGSQLTTALDVIFERITQDVFNESLAKW; this comes from the coding sequence ATGAAGTATTTCAAAATCATACTAGTATTATCTATTTCACTTCTTTTAAATAGTTGTGGTATTTATAATATGACTGGTTCTCAACCTATTAATGCTAAAACGTTTCAGGTAAATTATTTCCAAAATAATGCACCATTAGTAGAACCTGGAATTGAAAGAACTTTTACATTAGAATTACAAGACATCATACAAAGTCAAACAAATCTAAACTTAGTTAGTCAAGGCGGTGAATTAATTTACGAAGGTGAAATTACAGATTATCGTATTACACCTATGACTGCTACTGCAGATCAAAGAGCGGCTCAAAATAGATTAACAATTACTATTTTAGTTCGATTTACAAACCGAAACAAAGAAGAAGATGATTTTGAAAAGCGTTTTTCATTCTATTATGATTTTGACGCCAATCAACAATTAGTTGGTTCACAATTAACAACAGCATTAGATGTTATTTTTGAACGTATTACACAAGATGTTTTCAATGAGTCATTAGCTAAATGGTAA